One part of the Prosthecobacter vanneervenii genome encodes these proteins:
- a CDS encoding DUF2452 domain-containing protein translates to MTENAPVLDPIDEALQTTGPRGNYLPYPVSRLAAKIIPQDLTNFKSRGVSRVERELQQEMLEIQERYMEVIDAFNWNKLIYESHFGFEPVCGEVYHLYEVEGKRQLSMISPDQWYQHWIGSFRLNADGRWQIEKSAPDFSIRDWVQTSVA, encoded by the coding sequence ATGACAGAAAACGCTCCTGTTTTGGACCCCATCGACGAAGCCCTGCAAACCACCGGCCCGCGCGGCAACTACCTGCCGTACCCCGTTTCCCGTCTGGCCGCCAAGATCATCCCTCAGGATCTCACTAACTTCAAAAGCCGGGGCGTCTCCCGCGTGGAGCGTGAACTGCAGCAGGAGATGCTGGAGATACAGGAGCGGTACATGGAGGTGATCGACGCCTTTAACTGGAACAAGCTCATCTACGAGAGCCACTTCGGGTTTGAGCCTGTCTGCGGGGAGGTCTATCACCTGTATGAAGTGGAGGGCAAGCGTCAGCTCAGCATGATCTCGCCCGACCAGTGGTATCAGCACTGGATTGGGAGTTTCAGATTGAACGCAGACGGCCGCTGGCAGATTGAGAAATCCGCGCCAGATTTCAGCATACGCGACTGGGTGCAGACCTCGGTCGCCTGA
- a CDS encoding HD domain-containing protein, translating to MSEILSDDLDLISLTQLRQVVNQSPQPYRLHLQVELRTEKATSAGSPFFEVKLVDAADSLVWRVFDNNPLFQDVARLTRNAFIQLAGQWVEGKYGIEPRQVQMRTLSEDETVTLLLGDPELAARQQADYTDIVGFIESIRDPRLLRLCSVFMERHGERFRRTGAARKNHHARRGGLVEHVAQMMRSAAAIAAVYPHLNRDLLIAGVLFHDCGKLWENVYAESGFTMPYNMTAEMLGHIPLGLELVNRMWRDLLEEPAAAEWSALEPASELVRLHLLHLIAAHHGTLEFGSPVLPKTPEAIVLHHVDNIDAKLEMFRRGYAGSKELAPGIFEKFSPWPVNIVAPLQAV from the coding sequence ATGAGCGAAATACTTTCAGACGATCTCGATCTCATCTCCCTAACGCAGCTGCGTCAGGTCGTGAACCAGTCGCCGCAGCCCTACCGGCTGCATCTGCAGGTGGAGTTGCGCACTGAGAAGGCCACCAGCGCCGGAAGTCCGTTCTTTGAGGTGAAGCTGGTGGATGCGGCCGATTCACTGGTGTGGCGCGTGTTTGACAACAATCCCCTGTTTCAAGACGTGGCCAGGCTGACGCGCAATGCCTTCATCCAGCTTGCGGGCCAGTGGGTGGAGGGCAAATACGGCATCGAGCCTCGTCAGGTGCAGATGCGCACGCTTAGCGAGGATGAAACCGTGACGCTCCTGCTGGGAGATCCGGAGCTGGCCGCGCGTCAGCAGGCGGACTACACCGACATCGTGGGTTTCATCGAATCCATCCGCGATCCGCGCCTGCTGCGGCTGTGCAGCGTCTTCATGGAGCGCCATGGCGAGCGCTTCCGCCGCACTGGTGCAGCGCGCAAGAACCACCACGCACGCCGTGGCGGACTGGTGGAGCATGTGGCGCAGATGATGCGCAGCGCAGCGGCCATCGCGGCTGTGTATCCGCATCTGAACCGTGATCTGCTGATTGCGGGCGTGCTCTTCCACGACTGCGGCAAGCTCTGGGAAAACGTGTATGCGGAGAGCGGCTTTACCATGCCCTACAATATGACCGCCGAGATGCTGGGTCATATTCCGCTAGGGCTGGAGCTGGTAAACCGGATGTGGCGCGATCTTCTTGAAGAGCCCGCGGCCGCCGAATGGTCTGCGCTGGAGCCCGCCTCCGAGCTGGTGCGCCTGCATCTGCTGCACCTGATCGCGGCGCATCATGGCACGCTGGAGTTTGGCTCTCCGGTGCTGCCCAAGACGCCGGAGGCCATCGTGCTGCATCATGTGGACAATATTGACGCCAAGCTGGAAATGTTCCGCCGTGGCTATGCAGGCAGCAAGGAGCTGGCTCCTGGCATTTTTGAGAAGTTCTCGCCCTGGCCAGTGAACATCGTTGCACCGCTGCAGGCAGTGTGA
- the ppdK gene encoding pyruvate, phosphate dikinase, with the protein MAKTASKGSADKTKYVYSFGAGKADGDGSMKALLGGKGANLAEMSRIGLPVPPGFTISTEVCTYYYQNKKTYPAALQSQMEAAIKSMEKIMGYKFGDAKGFPLLVAVRSGARDSMPGMMDTILNLGLNDDTVLSLVAATNNERFAWDCYRRFIQMYGDVVLGVQKREGEDHEPFEVVIEGYKHETYHKDILDSDLTAADQQELVKRFKQLVKERTGKSFPSDPWDQLRGAAGAVFGSWMNDRAIVYRRKYNIPAEWGTAVNVQAMVFGNTGPTSGSGVAFTRNPANGANEFYGEFLINAQGEDVVAGVRTPEPVIQLKKEMPKSYAELLEVRQKLEKHFKDVQDVEFTIQEGKLFMLQTRNGKRTAAAALKFSMDMVKEKLIDWETAVLRNPADQLDQLLAPIFDAADVKKAKAVATGLPAGPGAASGKIYLNADRAVVAEQKGEKVLLVRNETSPEDLRGMIAAEGILTARGGVSSHAALVARQMGKVCICGAAALEIDYDKKTVTVAGQTFNEGDYLSIDGTSGTVYAGELKTAPSEIITGMLHGDKAAQATEKFKSFQQLMNWCGKATRLQVRTNADNPEQTQNAISFGAQGIGLTRTEHMFFEGDRIDAVREMILADNVADRKKALAKLLPYQREDFTGIFESLKGLPATIRLLDPPLHEFVPHDEKAQAELAKKMGVSVEKVSARVAALHEFNPMLGHRGCRLGIAYPEITEMQARAIFEAAADVAKKKIKVKPEVMIPLVGFKKELDLQVEIVHKVAKEVMAEKKVKLDYLVGTMIEVPRGALTADEIAETAQFFSFGTNDLTQTALGISRDDMGSFLMPYTENEIFKKNPFATLDQTGVGQLIKIAIEKGRKTKPDIKLGICGEHGGDPDSVKFCHRVGLTYVSCSPFRVPVARLAAAQAAIEEKRAASAAAGKNVQGGAKSASVAKQNNKATNNKQRTNTMAKKAAKKAAKKAVKAPAKKAAKKAVKKAAKKAAKK; encoded by the coding sequence TCAGAACAAGAAGACCTATCCTGCCGCTCTGCAGTCCCAGATGGAAGCTGCGATCAAGAGCATGGAAAAGATCATGGGTTACAAGTTCGGCGACGCCAAAGGCTTCCCGCTTCTCGTGGCCGTGCGCTCTGGCGCCCGTGATTCCATGCCCGGCATGATGGACACGATTCTCAACCTCGGTCTCAACGACGACACCGTGCTCTCCCTCGTGGCAGCCACGAACAACGAGCGCTTTGCCTGGGATTGCTACCGCCGCTTCATCCAGATGTATGGCGACGTGGTGCTCGGCGTGCAGAAGCGCGAAGGCGAAGACCATGAGCCCTTCGAAGTTGTGATCGAAGGCTACAAGCACGAAACTTATCACAAGGACATTCTGGACAGCGACCTGACCGCCGCCGACCAGCAGGAGCTGGTGAAGCGCTTCAAGCAGCTCGTTAAAGAGCGCACCGGCAAGAGCTTCCCGAGCGATCCGTGGGATCAGCTTCGCGGCGCAGCTGGCGCTGTGTTTGGCTCCTGGATGAACGACCGCGCGATCGTGTATCGCCGCAAGTACAACATCCCCGCTGAGTGGGGCACTGCCGTGAACGTGCAGGCGATGGTGTTCGGCAACACTGGGCCGACCTCCGGCTCCGGCGTGGCCTTCACCCGCAATCCTGCCAACGGCGCGAACGAATTCTACGGTGAGTTCCTCATCAATGCCCAGGGCGAGGACGTTGTCGCCGGCGTGCGCACTCCTGAGCCGGTGATCCAGCTCAAGAAGGAAATGCCTAAATCCTACGCTGAACTGCTTGAGGTCCGCCAGAAGCTTGAGAAGCATTTCAAGGATGTGCAGGACGTTGAGTTCACCATCCAGGAAGGCAAGCTGTTCATGCTGCAGACCCGTAACGGCAAGCGCACCGCCGCCGCTGCTCTGAAGTTCTCCATGGACATGGTGAAGGAAAAGCTCATCGACTGGGAAACCGCCGTGCTGCGCAACCCTGCTGACCAGCTCGACCAGCTCCTTGCTCCGATCTTTGACGCTGCTGACGTCAAGAAGGCCAAGGCTGTGGCCACCGGCCTTCCCGCCGGCCCAGGCGCCGCCTCCGGCAAGATCTACCTCAATGCTGACCGCGCCGTCGTCGCTGAGCAGAAGGGTGAAAAAGTGCTGCTCGTCCGCAACGAAACCAGCCCCGAAGATCTTCGTGGAATGATCGCTGCTGAAGGCATCCTGACCGCCCGTGGTGGTGTTTCCTCCCACGCAGCTCTCGTTGCCCGTCAGATGGGCAAGGTTTGCATTTGCGGCGCCGCTGCACTGGAAATCGACTATGACAAGAAGACCGTCACCGTTGCAGGCCAGACCTTCAACGAAGGCGACTACCTCTCCATCGACGGCACCAGCGGCACGGTTTACGCCGGCGAGCTGAAGACCGCTCCTTCCGAGATCATCACAGGCATGCTGCACGGAGACAAAGCCGCGCAGGCCACTGAGAAGTTCAAGAGCTTCCAGCAGCTCATGAACTGGTGCGGCAAGGCCACCCGCCTGCAGGTCCGCACCAATGCCGACAATCCCGAGCAGACCCAGAACGCCATCTCCTTTGGCGCCCAGGGCATCGGCCTCACCCGCACAGAGCATATGTTCTTTGAAGGTGACCGCATCGACGCCGTGCGTGAAATGATCCTGGCTGACAACGTGGCTGACCGCAAGAAGGCGCTGGCCAAGCTGCTGCCTTACCAGCGTGAAGATTTCACAGGCATCTTTGAGTCCCTCAAGGGTCTGCCTGCCACCATCCGTCTTCTCGACCCGCCCCTCCACGAATTCGTGCCGCATGACGAGAAGGCCCAGGCCGAGCTCGCCAAGAAGATGGGTGTGTCCGTTGAGAAAGTTTCCGCACGTGTTGCTGCTCTGCATGAGTTCAACCCGATGCTCGGACATCGCGGCTGCCGTCTTGGCATCGCCTATCCCGAGATCACCGAGATGCAGGCTCGCGCCATCTTTGAAGCTGCTGCTGATGTGGCCAAGAAGAAGATCAAGGTGAAGCCCGAAGTCATGATTCCGCTCGTCGGGTTCAAGAAAGAACTCGACCTGCAGGTGGAAATCGTGCATAAGGTAGCGAAAGAAGTGATGGCTGAGAAAAAAGTGAAGCTCGACTATCTTGTCGGCACCATGATTGAGGTGCCGCGTGGAGCACTCACCGCTGACGAAATCGCCGAAACGGCGCAGTTCTTCAGCTTCGGCACCAACGACCTGACGCAGACCGCTCTCGGCATCAGCCGTGACGACATGGGCAGCTTCCTGATGCCCTACACCGAAAACGAAATCTTCAAGAAGAACCCCTTTGCCACGCTGGATCAGACCGGTGTGGGCCAGCTTATCAAGATCGCCATCGAAAAAGGCCGCAAGACCAAGCCCGACATCAAGCTGGGCATCTGCGGTGAACACGGCGGTGATCCAGATAGCGTCAAATTCTGCCATCGCGTAGGCCTCACTTATGTGAGTTGCAGTCCTTTCCGTGTGCCCGTCGCCCGCCTTGCCGCCGCGCAGGCTGCGATCGAAGAAAAGCGCGCCGCTTCGGCCGCCGCAGGAAAAAATGTCCAGGGAGGCGCCAAAAGCGCATCCGTGGCAAAACAAAACAACAAAGCAACCAACAACAAACAGAGGACAAACACTATGGCTAAGAAAGCTGCAAAGAAAGCCGCCAAGAAGGCTGTGAAGGCCCCCGCTAAGAAGGCCGCCAAGAAAGCCGTCAAGAAAGCTGCCAAGAAGGCCGCCAAGAAGTAA
- a CDS encoding TonB-dependent receptor yields MNSVNDRPGTLEKALKINLAHTIYGTFAEIGAGQEIANWFFRAGGASGTVAKTMSAYDMTISDEIYGKCSRYVSRQRMCAMLEHEYPMLIQRLNAKRGTTTTFFTLADTIRARSYRDTKEECHGWLGLRFQTEPGGPSNEIQLHVRLLDDSNARQSDAVGKLGVNLLYAAFYLRNDLSSFLQSLLDDLSRKRVEIDMIDFTGPVFAASEYQDRLVALKLVRLGLADAALFGADGEIWQASDVLYKKPVFLKRGSFDPITKLNLDMIERGQAAFKADFGEAAQNNVEILEITMHNLLASGAEVPDSEFLARADVLQALGKNVLISKYPEFHRVSSYLARHTQCPIGIVLGLPLFQELFNERWCTDLEGGLLEAFGRLFKNQVRVYVYPMGNPMNGQIVGVNDARVTPEQKHLLHYLIDTQSVRALEEPNQDFLFHTSAEVRNMILARDSQWQSLVPDIVLKQGPWREIGQPVM; encoded by the coding sequence ATGAACTCCGTCAACGACCGCCCCGGCACACTTGAAAAAGCACTGAAGATCAACCTCGCGCACACCATTTACGGGACGTTTGCTGAAATCGGCGCCGGTCAGGAGATCGCCAACTGGTTTTTCCGTGCAGGTGGTGCTTCGGGCACGGTGGCCAAGACCATGTCCGCCTATGACATGACGATCAGCGATGAGATCTACGGCAAATGTTCGCGCTACGTCTCCCGCCAGCGCATGTGCGCCATGCTGGAGCATGAATATCCCATGCTCATTCAGCGCCTGAATGCCAAGCGCGGCACCACCACCACCTTCTTCACGCTTGCAGACACCATCCGTGCCCGCTCCTACCGCGACACCAAGGAGGAATGTCACGGCTGGCTGGGGCTGCGCTTCCAGACTGAACCCGGAGGCCCCAGCAATGAAATCCAGCTGCACGTGCGCCTGCTCGATGACTCGAATGCCCGCCAGTCAGACGCTGTGGGAAAGCTCGGCGTGAACCTGCTCTATGCCGCATTCTACCTTCGGAATGACCTGTCCTCCTTCCTGCAGAGCCTGCTGGATGATCTGAGCCGCAAGCGTGTCGAGATCGACATGATCGACTTCACCGGTCCGGTGTTTGCCGCATCAGAGTATCAGGATCGTCTCGTGGCTCTGAAACTGGTGCGTTTGGGGCTGGCAGATGCCGCGCTCTTTGGTGCGGATGGCGAGATCTGGCAGGCTTCGGATGTGCTTTACAAAAAGCCGGTCTTCCTCAAGCGCGGCAGCTTTGACCCCATCACCAAACTCAACCTCGACATGATCGAGCGCGGACAGGCTGCCTTTAAAGCGGATTTTGGAGAGGCAGCGCAGAACAACGTCGAGATCCTGGAGATTACCATGCACAACCTGCTGGCCAGCGGGGCTGAGGTGCCTGACAGCGAGTTCCTGGCACGCGCAGACGTGCTGCAGGCGCTGGGCAAGAATGTGCTCATCTCCAAGTATCCTGAATTCCACCGCGTCAGCAGCTATCTGGCGCGCCACACGCAGTGCCCCATTGGCATCGTGCTTGGGCTGCCGCTCTTCCAGGAGCTGTTCAATGAACGCTGGTGCACCGATCTGGAAGGCGGATTGCTCGAAGCCTTTGGACGTCTCTTCAAAAATCAGGTGCGTGTGTATGTCTATCCCATGGGCAACCCGATGAACGGGCAGATCGTGGGTGTTAACGACGCCCGTGTGACTCCGGAGCAGAAGCACCTGCTGCACTACCTGATCGACACCCAGAGTGTGCGCGCACTGGAGGAGCCCAACCAGGACTTCCTCTTCCATACCAGCGCGGAGGTGCGCAACATGATCCTGGCTCGTGACAGCCAGTGGCAGTCACTGGTGCCGGACATTGTGCTCAAGCAGGGACCGTGGCGCGAGATCGGGCAGCCGGTGATGTAA
- a CDS encoding SAM-dependent methyltransferase has protein sequence MAEPFSAFMARALFDPERGYYTRHIKTVGARGDFSTSATLSPSLGNAVAAWLKSESCLQPQVRHVIEVGAGEGSLMHTVRRALGWWTRRRFTFHIVETSPVLRKEQERKLAGRVVWHPSLESALAAAQGHAFIYHNELLDAFPVTLVQWSVAEQRWLEVWVPEALHPHELDAAHFSVLQHTAFAEGQRCELHVSVRDWLQQWTPHWKSGAMLTIDYGDFFPQLYHRRPQGTLRAYLLHQRLIGADIYANPGRQDITADINFTDYSAWLQALGVVEFSQQTLAQFLHSHSAPAWLTNPDGAGTAFKCFVHRRQDGAS, from the coding sequence ATGGCCGAACCCTTTTCCGCTTTCATGGCGCGCGCCTTGTTCGATCCTGAACGGGGCTACTACACTCGCCACATCAAAACAGTCGGGGCACGCGGAGATTTCTCCACCTCGGCCACGCTTTCGCCTAGCTTAGGGAATGCGGTGGCGGCATGGCTGAAGTCAGAGTCATGCTTGCAGCCGCAAGTGCGGCATGTCATTGAAGTCGGTGCTGGAGAAGGCTCGCTGATGCACACGGTGCGCAGAGCGCTGGGCTGGTGGACGCGCCGACGCTTCACTTTCCACATCGTTGAGACTTCTCCCGTGCTGCGGAAGGAGCAGGAGAGGAAGCTCGCGGGCCGTGTGGTGTGGCATCCCTCGCTGGAGTCTGCACTCGCCGCTGCGCAGGGCCATGCCTTCATCTATCACAATGAACTGCTGGATGCCTTTCCCGTCACGCTCGTGCAGTGGAGCGTTGCCGAGCAGCGGTGGCTGGAGGTCTGGGTGCCGGAGGCGCTGCACCCGCATGAACTGGATGCGGCGCATTTCAGTGTACTGCAACACACCGCCTTTGCCGAGGGTCAGCGTTGCGAGCTGCATGTCAGCGTACGCGACTGGCTTCAGCAATGGACCCCACACTGGAAAAGCGGTGCCATGCTGACCATTGATTACGGCGATTTCTTCCCTCAGCTCTACCATCGCCGCCCACAAGGCACGCTGCGCGCCTATCTGCTACATCAGCGGCTTATCGGTGCTGACATTTATGCCAATCCAGGCAGGCAGGACATCACTGCAGACATCAATTTCACCGATTACTCCGCCTGGTTGCAGGCACTGGGCGTGGTTGAATTCTCGCAGCAGACTCTGGCCCAGTTCCTGCATTCACACTCCGCGCCAGCCTGGCTCACCAACCCAGACGGTGCCGGAACTGCCTTCAAATGCTTCGTGCATCGCAGGCAGGATGGCGCATCGTAA
- a CDS encoding valine--pyruvate transaminase gives MMQPTFSDIGLRLAGPSGIQELMDDCGAALTTHPDMRMLGGGQPAAIPAVQQLWRERMHAMLDDGSIDRTLLNYDPPGGNPLFREAFAAFLNRECGWGVTHENIAVMPSSQSACFLLFNLLAGQTGAARKRILFPLLPEYIGYANQALAEGQFTACLPRISETAPHEIKYHVDFDRLRMTPDIAAMCVSCPTNPTGNVLTQNEFESLHALADAHGIPLIIDNAYGHPFPGVIHNGFQPRWQPGMIFSISMSKVGLPGVRTAMIVADPSIVKALSNMNAIVSLANGNLGQALLMPLLKDDRLIKLGPEVIRPFYRERSDFAKGVLSSALGERVPWALHAQEGAFFLWLWVNGLPIPASELYHRLKGRKVLVIPGHYFAFGLEQEWRHPHECLRLTYSQPQHIVQEGLEIIADEIIRCFGARTSESAALR, from the coding sequence ATGATGCAACCAACCTTTTCAGACATCGGCCTGCGGCTGGCCGGCCCCAGTGGTATCCAGGAACTCATGGATGACTGCGGAGCTGCGCTCACCACGCACCCGGACATGCGCATGCTTGGCGGCGGGCAGCCTGCGGCCATTCCCGCCGTGCAGCAGCTCTGGCGCGAGCGCATGCATGCCATGCTGGATGACGGCAGCATCGATCGCACGCTGCTGAATTACGACCCGCCCGGTGGCAACCCGCTCTTCCGCGAGGCCTTCGCCGCCTTTCTGAATCGCGAGTGCGGCTGGGGCGTGACGCATGAAAACATCGCGGTCATGCCCAGCTCCCAGAGCGCGTGCTTTCTGCTCTTCAATCTCCTCGCCGGACAGACGGGTGCTGCCAGAAAACGCATTCTTTTCCCGCTGCTGCCGGAGTACATCGGTTATGCCAATCAGGCGCTCGCGGAAGGTCAGTTCACGGCCTGCCTGCCGCGCATCAGTGAAACCGCGCCACATGAGATCAAATACCACGTGGATTTTGACCGTCTGCGCATGACGCCGGACATCGCGGCCATGTGTGTCTCCTGCCCGACCAACCCGACGGGGAACGTGCTCACGCAGAATGAATTCGAGAGCCTGCATGCGCTGGCAGATGCGCATGGCATCCCGCTCATCATCGACAATGCCTATGGGCATCCTTTCCCCGGCGTGATCCACAACGGCTTCCAGCCGCGGTGGCAGCCGGGCATGATCTTCAGCATCAGCATGAGCAAGGTGGGCCTGCCAGGCGTGCGCACGGCCATGATCGTGGCTGATCCCTCCATCGTGAAAGCGCTCTCCAACATGAATGCCATCGTCTCGCTGGCGAATGGCAATCTTGGCCAGGCACTGCTGATGCCTCTGTTGAAAGACGACAGGCTCATCAAACTGGGCCCTGAGGTGATCCGCCCCTTCTACCGAGAGCGTTCAGACTTTGCCAAAGGCGTGCTCTCATCTGCACTAGGCGAGCGAGTGCCGTGGGCGTTGCATGCGCAGGAGGGAGCCTTCTTCCTCTGGTTGTGGGTCAATGGACTGCCGATTCCTGCCTCCGAGCTGTATCACAGGCTCAAGGGGCGCAAAGTGCTGGTCATTCCAGGGCATTACTTCGCCTTTGGTCTGGAACAGGAATGGCGGCATCCGCATGAGTGCTTGCGCCTGACCTATTCGCAGCCGCAGCACATCGTGCAGGAGGGGCTGGAAATCATTGCTGATGAAATCATCCGCTGCTTCGGAGCGCGGACCTCCGAGTCTGCAGCACTCCGCTGA
- a CDS encoding PLDc N-terminal domain-containing protein, translating to MPEFKFISSDPFWITAWILYALIYCAVLAYLLNRRRFGTQERILWFLVTTFAPVIGIVLFLLISEDDKVPGNAPKSRAPLSDTSGTPWQNNPGHTKDPTS from the coding sequence ATGCCGGAATTCAAATTCATCAGCTCAGACCCATTCTGGATTACAGCTTGGATCTTGTACGCGCTGATCTACTGCGCAGTGCTGGCCTATCTGCTGAACCGCAGACGGTTTGGAACCCAGGAGCGCATTCTGTGGTTTCTGGTCACCACTTTCGCACCTGTGATCGGTATTGTCCTCTTCCTGCTCATCAGTGAAGACGACAAGGTTCCTGGAAACGCACCGAAAAGCCGTGCCCCGCTCTCAGACACCTCAGGCACTCCCTGGCAAAATAATCCTGGGCACACCAAAGACCCCACTTCATGA
- a CDS encoding site-2 protease family protein — protein sequence MKWSFRLFTLAGTEVRVHATFLLLLLFVAGDGFLRGQGISAALESILFITTMFACVVLHEFGHVLAARGYGIRTPDITLLPIGGVARLERMPRKPSEELVVAVSGPLVNVIIAAAIYLGFGITAALNPGYNFLKSGGFFEKLMVWNAFMVAFNLIPAFPMDGGRVLRAVFAMFMDYGTATRRAASIGQGLAMLVAVYMLLNATLHPMLLLICFFIFMAAGQEAAGVAQQEATRNMRVRDAMLTDFRTLPPDATLRDGVELLLTGAQQDFPVLDSHGGMQGMLTRHDLISALAEKGPSAPVVEVMRPCPDSTSPGTDLSQALDALNASDCPAMPVLEPGSGRLLGLLTAENVGETLMVHAALMKLRGSS from the coding sequence ATGAAGTGGTCCTTCCGACTTTTTACCCTGGCCGGCACCGAGGTGCGCGTGCATGCCACCTTCCTGCTTCTGCTGCTTTTTGTCGCCGGCGATGGCTTTCTCAGGGGGCAGGGCATCAGTGCAGCGCTGGAGTCCATCCTGTTCATCACCACCATGTTTGCCTGCGTGGTGCTGCACGAGTTTGGCCACGTCCTGGCCGCACGCGGCTACGGCATTCGCACGCCGGACATCACGCTCCTGCCCATCGGTGGCGTGGCGCGGCTGGAGCGCATGCCGCGCAAGCCCTCCGAGGAGCTCGTCGTGGCCGTCAGCGGGCCGCTGGTGAATGTCATCATCGCCGCCGCCATTTACCTCGGCTTCGGCATTACTGCCGCATTGAACCCTGGCTACAATTTTCTTAAATCTGGCGGCTTCTTCGAAAAGCTCATGGTGTGGAATGCCTTCATGGTTGCCTTCAACCTCATCCCCGCCTTCCCCATGGACGGCGGCCGTGTGCTGCGCGCGGTTTTTGCCATGTTCATGGACTACGGCACCGCCACACGGCGTGCCGCCTCCATCGGCCAAGGGCTGGCTATGCTGGTGGCAGTTTACATGCTGCTCAATGCCACGCTGCACCCCATGCTCCTGCTCATCTGCTTCTTCATTTTCATGGCCGCCGGGCAGGAGGCCGCTGGCGTGGCGCAGCAGGAAGCCACGCGCAACATGCGCGTGCGAGATGCCATGCTGACCGATTTCCGCACCTTGCCACCGGATGCCACCCTGCGGGACGGCGTGGAACTGCTGCTGACCGGTGCGCAGCAGGACTTTCCCGTGCTCGATTCCCATGGCGGCATGCAGGGCATGCTGACCCGTCATGATCTGATCTCCGCACTTGCGGAGAAAGGCCCCTCGGCGCCCGTGGTGGAGGTGATGCGCCCCTGCCCGGACTCCACCTCTCCCGGCACCGATCTTTCGCAGGCGCTCGATGCCTTGAATGCAAGCGACTGCCCGGCCATGCCTGTACTGGAACCCGGCAGCGGCAGGCTGCTGGGCCTGCTCACTGCCGAGAATGTGGGCGAGACGCTCATGGTGCATGCGGCGCTGATGAAGCTGCGCGGCTCATCCTAG